A section of the Corynebacterium tuberculostearicum genome encodes:
- the efeB gene encoding iron uptake transporter deferrochelatase/peroxidase subunit — MPCPFNFSRRSFLSGLAATAALTGPAAAANAQSSFAGSSFGSSKHGKDSSADPAVPSPRTDADDPLDLPFHGEHQQGIVNPAQKYSEVVALDVQFTGKSRLEELFRTITERARVLTTGGATAADGIAYPAGDSGELGPKLPTDSLSITLAVGDSLFDDRFGLKPHKPVHLSSMQAFADDTLKDELCHGDLALQICADQHDTVIHALRDILRHTRGDVAVRWRQNGYMNEPRPSGTQRNHLGFKDGIVNPAEKDQDKLVWAGTDEPDWAAGGSYMVVRLIAMYTEFWDRISIAEQEQIFGRDRATGGPLSGGDEHAEPNYLDDATGDVIPTDAHIRLANPRTPETSDQLMLRRAYNYDNGVRDNGTLDVGLVFICFQQDLERQFITVQKRLEGEPLADYIRPYGGGYFYALPGVADDSDFFGRSLLQA; from the coding sequence GTGCCCTGCCCGTTTAATTTTTCCCGCCGCTCCTTTCTCTCTGGCCTTGCTGCAACCGCTGCGCTTACCGGCCCAGCCGCGGCCGCCAACGCGCAGTCAAGCTTTGCTGGTTCCTCCTTCGGTTCCTCAAAGCATGGCAAGGATTCTTCGGCCGACCCCGCTGTGCCTTCGCCGCGCACCGATGCGGATGACCCGCTCGATCTTCCTTTCCACGGCGAGCACCAGCAGGGTATTGTCAACCCAGCCCAAAAGTACTCTGAGGTCGTCGCCCTCGACGTACAGTTCACAGGAAAATCGCGCTTGGAAGAGCTGTTTCGTACCATCACCGAGCGCGCCCGCGTTCTTACCACCGGCGGAGCCACCGCGGCCGATGGTATAGCCTATCCTGCCGGCGATTCCGGCGAGCTGGGTCCAAAGCTTCCCACCGATAGCCTATCCATAACCCTTGCCGTGGGCGATTCGCTTTTCGACGACCGCTTTGGCCTAAAACCCCACAAGCCTGTCCACCTGAGCTCTATGCAGGCTTTCGCTGATGACACCTTGAAGGACGAGCTGTGCCACGGCGACCTAGCCTTGCAGATTTGCGCCGATCAGCACGATACCGTCATTCACGCGTTGCGCGATATCCTTCGGCACACCCGCGGCGACGTCGCCGTTCGCTGGCGCCAAAACGGCTACATGAACGAGCCACGGCCTTCTGGCACCCAGCGCAACCACCTTGGGTTTAAAGACGGCATCGTCAATCCAGCCGAAAAGGATCAGGACAAGCTGGTTTGGGCCGGTACGGATGAGCCGGACTGGGCCGCCGGCGGCAGTTATATGGTGGTTCGACTCATCGCTATGTATACGGAATTCTGGGATCGCATCTCCATTGCTGAGCAGGAGCAAATTTTCGGCCGCGACCGTGCTACCGGCGGCCCACTTTCCGGCGGGGACGAGCACGCTGAGCCGAACTACCTCGACGATGCCACCGGTGACGTCATCCCCACAGATGCGCATATTCGCCTCGCCAATCCGCGCACGCCAGAAACCTCCGACCAGCTCATGTTGCGTCGCGCTTATAATTATGACAACGGAGTGCGCGACAACGGCACCCTCGATGTCGGCCTCGTCTTTATCTGCTTCCAGCAGGACTTGGAGCGTCAGTTCATTACGGTGCAAAAGCGCCTCGAAGGTGAACCCCTAGCGGACTATATCCGACCCTATGGTGGTGGCTATTTCTATGCTTTGCCCGGCGTCGCTGACGACTCCGACTTCTTCGGCCGCTCGCTCCTCCAAGCCTAG
- a CDS encoding EfeM/EfeO family lipoprotein has translation MKTFHIATAAVLAIAAVSPHAVAQSSLSSFGSSSRDSQSVAPSTSKSAKPKEPQLNVRDVYSCPTPDKVQRQAEWKVYNTSGLALTVYVADDAGNAYQVLERVGTPAKRAWAPKLQDGTYHLTCVFHNDSAVKSDDFTVTGSTITEAPKMVPITDREVAAVAIQQAAEQKKRVPELQKKAHALADATSKNRPTARAAYLDYLETYRSFDDSSEMWPGPDLEGYAEVEKLLWSKRPVKDAAKPARALADAVDKTARALETSHFAIPAPDYGLRTHEVMEEFERFDMRGERDFGAHALPTALRGNVTSTRLTLDAVRSLVEGRGLDTAPIYDQLDELDKIAGEFDEKYDTAFDKWSQKDRMRLQSAVARANELLAPVATMTVIRRMD, from the coding sequence ATGAAGACCTTCCACATCGCTACCGCCGCGGTGCTTGCCATCGCGGCCGTATCCCCACATGCTGTAGCCCAAAGCTCCCTAAGCTCCTTCGGCTCCAGCTCCCGGGACTCGCAGTCGGTGGCGCCGTCGACAAGCAAAAGCGCGAAGCCGAAAGAACCGCAGCTAAATGTGCGCGACGTGTATTCGTGCCCTACGCCCGACAAGGTCCAGAGGCAAGCGGAGTGGAAGGTCTATAACACCTCTGGACTGGCGCTTACCGTCTACGTTGCAGACGATGCAGGCAATGCCTACCAAGTTCTAGAGCGCGTGGGTACTCCAGCCAAGCGCGCGTGGGCCCCGAAGCTGCAAGACGGCACCTACCACCTCACCTGTGTCTTCCACAATGACTCGGCCGTGAAGTCTGATGATTTCACGGTCACCGGTTCCACCATCACCGAAGCCCCCAAGATGGTACCTATTACTGACCGCGAGGTCGCAGCCGTTGCTATCCAGCAGGCAGCGGAGCAGAAAAAGCGCGTTCCTGAGCTGCAGAAAAAGGCTCACGCTCTTGCCGATGCCACCTCTAAAAACCGTCCGACCGCCCGAGCAGCTTACCTCGATTACCTCGAGACCTACCGCTCCTTCGACGATTCCAGCGAAATGTGGCCTGGGCCGGACTTAGAGGGGTACGCGGAGGTTGAAAAGCTGCTGTGGTCCAAGCGCCCTGTCAAGGATGCGGCCAAGCCCGCCCGCGCGCTTGCCGACGCCGTCGATAAAACCGCCCGCGCCCTCGAGACCTCCCACTTCGCTATTCCCGCGCCCGATTACGGCCTGCGCACCCACGAGGTGATGGAGGAATTCGAGCGTTTCGACATGCGTGGGGAGCGTGACTTCGGCGCTCATGCCCTGCCCACCGCGCTGCGCGGCAATGTTACCTCCACTCGGCTGACGCTGGATGCCGTCCGCTCCCTCGTTGAGGGCCGCGGGTTGGATACCGCGCCAATCTATGACCAGCTCGATGAACTCGACAAGATCGCCGGTGAATTCGATGAAAAGTATGACACCGCTTTTGACAAGTGGTCGCAAAAGGATCGGATGCGCCTGCAGTCGGCCGTTGCCCGTGCTAATGAGTTGCTTGCCCCTGTCGCCACGATGACCGTTATTAGAAGGATGGATTAG
- a CDS encoding phospholipase C produces MKLRSRAVALCAAAAATTSLVPGVAQAATTTPIEHVVVIYSENISFDHYFGTYPNALNKDGEKLQGSDKDAPKFTAKKDTPKAKNLENDGVMGDKNPNSVKPFRIGPDHAVTTDQNHHYGDEQAAYNGGKMDKFPETVSTDIDKSSNGYYAVPGMTMGYYDGNTVTGMWNYAQNFALNDNSYSTIFGPSTPGALNLISGTVAGGTMHDPATGEQKKIEAGKNHALAGVSEDGKTATVVGDPDPLYDDCSNNSSAGTNQVTAMHSKNIGDQLNDKDVTWGWFQGGFRPTDEATDNARARCGASHTTLTGQNQTDYNPHHQPFQYYASTANPHHLAPSSDEMIGKTDRANHQYDLKDFDTAIEQGNLPAVSFLKAANYQDGHAGYSNPLDEQAFITHYINELQNSPEWDSTAVVIAYDDSDGWYDHKAPEIRNGSNDPHQDKEICTAAAAKVGVAGDKHGQCGPGTRQPLLVISPYAKTNHIDSTYTEQTSVTKFIQDNWGLGRLGGIAFDERAGELNNMFDFNTTKKAPKLFLNETDGTVAKDYASIEKVDNSSRAGTNLKDVVEGMDDPKVTEKDVPSITKLHQESKPQPGTNKPADSSSSSSAGSSKAGTIAAILTALGVGAGIVAWYMNGHPGLDLKKLQDFKLPPLPNLPF; encoded by the coding sequence ATGAAGCTTCGCTCTCGCGCTGTGGCCCTTTGCGCCGCCGCAGCCGCCACTACGTCCCTTGTCCCCGGCGTTGCCCAGGCAGCCACCACGACCCCAATTGAACACGTCGTTGTCATTTACTCGGAGAATATTTCCTTCGACCACTACTTTGGAACCTACCCAAACGCCCTGAATAAGGACGGCGAAAAGCTGCAGGGCAGCGACAAGGACGCCCCAAAATTTACCGCCAAGAAGGACACCCCCAAGGCGAAAAACCTCGAAAATGATGGCGTAATGGGGGACAAGAACCCCAACTCCGTCAAGCCCTTCCGCATCGGGCCAGACCACGCTGTCACCACGGATCAGAATCACCACTACGGCGATGAGCAGGCCGCGTACAACGGCGGCAAGATGGACAAGTTCCCAGAGACCGTGTCTACCGACATCGATAAATCCTCCAACGGCTACTACGCCGTGCCAGGCATGACCATGGGTTACTACGACGGCAATACCGTCACTGGCATGTGGAATTATGCGCAGAACTTCGCTCTGAACGACAACAGTTACTCCACTATTTTCGGCCCGTCTACCCCTGGCGCGCTGAACCTGATTTCCGGCACCGTGGCCGGCGGCACCATGCATGACCCCGCCACCGGTGAGCAGAAGAAGATTGAAGCGGGCAAGAACCACGCCCTCGCTGGCGTTTCCGAGGACGGCAAGACCGCTACCGTCGTCGGCGACCCAGACCCGCTTTACGACGACTGCTCTAATAACTCCTCCGCAGGCACCAACCAGGTCACCGCAATGCACTCCAAGAACATCGGCGACCAACTCAACGACAAGGACGTCACCTGGGGCTGGTTCCAAGGCGGCTTCCGCCCTACTGACGAAGCTACCGATAATGCCCGTGCCCGCTGCGGCGCTTCCCACACCACGCTGACTGGCCAGAATCAGACGGATTACAACCCTCACCACCAGCCGTTCCAGTACTATGCATCCACTGCTAATCCGCACCACTTGGCGCCGTCGAGCGATGAAATGATTGGCAAGACCGACCGCGCCAACCACCAATACGACCTGAAGGACTTCGACACCGCAATCGAGCAGGGCAACCTGCCGGCCGTGTCCTTCTTGAAGGCCGCTAACTACCAAGACGGCCACGCCGGCTATTCGAATCCGTTGGACGAGCAGGCCTTTATCACCCACTACATAAACGAGCTGCAAAATTCCCCGGAGTGGGATTCCACCGCGGTGGTTATCGCTTACGACGATTCCGACGGCTGGTACGACCACAAGGCCCCAGAAATCCGCAACGGCTCCAACGATCCGCACCAAGATAAAGAAATCTGCACCGCCGCCGCAGCTAAGGTCGGCGTCGCAGGCGATAAGCACGGCCAGTGCGGTCCGGGTACCCGCCAGCCCCTGCTGGTCATTTCCCCGTACGCAAAGACTAACCACATCGATTCCACCTACACCGAGCAGACCTCCGTCACTAAGTTCATCCAGGACAACTGGGGCCTCGGCCGCCTAGGTGGAATCGCCTTTGACGAGCGTGCCGGAGAGCTGAACAACATGTTCGACTTCAACACCACCAAGAAGGCACCGAAGCTGTTCCTAAACGAGACTGACGGCACCGTCGCTAAGGATTACGCGTCCATTGAGAAGGTGGATAATTCCTCTCGTGCCGGCACCAACCTCAAGGACGTCGTCGAAGGCATGGATGACCCGAAGGTTACTGAAAAGGACGTGCCTTCCATCACCAAGCTGCACCAAGAGTCCAAGCCGCAGCCTGGCACAAACAAGCCTGCTGACTCGAGTTCCAGCTCTTCTGCTGGTTCTTCCAAGGCCGGTACCATCGCGGCTATCCTTACTGCCCTAGGCGTAGGCGCTGGCATCGTAGCTTGGTACATGAATGGCCACCCCGGCCTGGACCTGAAAAAGCTGCAGGATTTCAAGCTCCCACCACTGCCTAACCTCCCGTTCTAA
- the lepA gene encoding translation elongation factor 4, protein MSENFAATTFTDPARIRNFCIIAHIDHGKSTLADRILQLSKVVAERDMRDQFLDNMDIERERGITIKAQNVRLPWVPQSGTAQGEQIVMQMIDTPGHVDFTYEVSRALEACEGAILLVDAAQGIEAQTLANLYLAMENDLEIIPVLNKIDLPAADPEKYALEIANIIGCEPEEVLRVSGKTGEGVVELLDKVCELVPPPSSEFDADAPARAMIFDSVYDTYRGVVTYIRMVDGKLTPRQKVTMMSTNANHELLEIGIVSPTMQKCEGLGPGEVGYLITGVKDVRETKVGDTVTWSNGGAETPLKGYKDPDPMVYSGLFPISQADFPDLRDALEKLQLNDASLTFEPETSVALGFGFRCGFLGLLHMEITRDRLEREFGLDLISTAPSVTYRVVAEDGEEKWVHNPSDWPEGKLNEVYEPVVKMTVIVPEQFVGPTMELCQSKRGQMGGMDYLSEDRVELRYTMPLGEIIFDFFDMLKSRTKGYASLNYEEAGEQLADLVKVDILLNGDPVDAFSAIVHRDSAQWYGNKMTKKLKELIPRQQFEVPVQAAIGSKIIARENIRAMRKDVLAKCYGGDISRKRKLLEKQKAGKKRMKTLGSVSVPQEAFVAALSTDADD, encoded by the coding sequence ATGTCTGAAAACTTTGCGGCCACGACGTTTACGGATCCCGCCCGAATCCGAAACTTCTGCATTATTGCTCACATCGACCACGGCAAGTCGACGCTGGCGGACCGCATCCTGCAGCTATCCAAGGTGGTTGCGGAGCGCGATATGCGTGACCAGTTCCTCGATAATATGGACATCGAGCGCGAGCGCGGCATCACCATTAAGGCGCAGAATGTGCGCCTGCCGTGGGTGCCCCAGTCCGGCACCGCGCAGGGGGAGCAGATTGTTATGCAGATGATCGACACCCCCGGCCACGTGGACTTTACCTATGAGGTCTCCCGCGCGCTCGAGGCGTGTGAGGGCGCCATCCTGCTTGTCGACGCCGCCCAGGGCATCGAAGCCCAAACCCTCGCCAACCTCTACCTGGCGATGGAAAACGACCTGGAAATCATCCCGGTCCTCAATAAAATCGACCTGCCGGCCGCCGACCCGGAAAAATACGCGCTGGAAATCGCCAATATCATCGGCTGTGAGCCGGAGGAGGTGCTGCGCGTGTCGGGCAAGACCGGCGAGGGCGTCGTCGAGCTGCTGGACAAGGTCTGCGAGCTAGTGCCGCCGCCGTCTTCTGAATTCGACGCCGATGCGCCGGCCCGCGCCATGATTTTTGACTCCGTCTATGACACCTACCGCGGCGTGGTGACCTATATCCGCATGGTGGACGGCAAGCTTACCCCGCGCCAGAAGGTCACCATGATGTCGACCAACGCCAACCACGAACTGTTGGAAATCGGCATCGTCTCGCCCACGATGCAAAAGTGCGAGGGTTTGGGCCCGGGCGAGGTGGGCTACCTCATTACCGGTGTAAAGGACGTCCGCGAGACCAAGGTGGGCGATACCGTCACCTGGTCCAACGGCGGCGCCGAGACCCCACTCAAGGGCTATAAGGATCCGGACCCGATGGTCTACTCCGGCCTTTTCCCCATTTCCCAGGCCGACTTCCCGGATCTGCGCGATGCGTTGGAAAAGCTGCAGCTTAACGACGCCTCCCTAACTTTCGAGCCTGAAACCTCCGTCGCCCTCGGCTTTGGTTTCCGCTGCGGCTTCTTGGGCCTGTTGCACATGGAAATCACCCGCGACCGCTTGGAGCGCGAGTTCGGCCTCGACCTGATTTCCACCGCGCCTTCGGTGACCTACCGAGTGGTGGCCGAAGACGGCGAGGAAAAGTGGGTCCATAACCCGTCTGACTGGCCGGAAGGAAAGCTTAACGAGGTCTATGAGCCCGTGGTGAAGATGACCGTCATCGTGCCCGAGCAATTCGTCGGCCCCACCATGGAGCTGTGTCAGTCCAAGCGCGGCCAGATGGGCGGCATGGACTACCTTTCCGAGGACCGCGTGGAGCTGCGCTACACCATGCCGCTCGGCGAAATCATCTTCGACTTCTTCGATATGCTCAAGTCCCGCACCAAGGGCTACGCGTCGTTGAACTATGAAGAGGCCGGCGAGCAGCTCGCGGACCTAGTCAAGGTCGATATTCTGCTCAACGGCGACCCGGTCGACGCCTTCTCCGCCATCGTCCACCGCGATTCCGCCCAGTGGTACGGCAATAAGATGACCAAGAAGCTTAAAGAGCTCATCCCGCGCCAGCAGTTTGAGGTGCCCGTCCAAGCGGCCATCGGCTCGAAGATCATCGCCCGCGAAAACATCCGCGCTATGCGCAAGGACGTGCTGGCTAAGTGCTACGGCGGCGATATCTCCCGTAAGCGCAAGCTGCTGGAGAAGCAGAAAGCCGGTAAGAAGCGCATGAAGACGCTGGGCTCCGTCTCGGTGCCGCAAGAGGCTTTCGTGGCTGCGCTGTCTACCGACGCCGACGATTAA
- a CDS encoding type II toxin-antitoxin system PemK/MazF family toxin, whose amino-acid sequence MKSGMLTRLRQALGISEREPIDTGLSRINSRLGLDRSDEFHEPRKAADIRVEATAAHPRSIFFSPDMDGQADSGEVVWVWVPAEGKQSPPRERAILVVGRTRTTVMGLLISPNPKHALDDAWLEIGSGEWDESGCDCWVRLDRLLEVSEEQVRRQGTLFPERRFERIANRLRARYHWA is encoded by the coding sequence ATGAAAAGCGGCATGCTCACTCGTCTGCGCCAAGCGCTGGGAATCAGCGAGCGCGAGCCGATAGACACCGGCCTGAGCCGCATTAATTCCCGGTTGGGGCTGGATAGGTCGGATGAGTTCCACGAGCCGCGCAAGGCCGCCGATATCCGGGTTGAGGCCACCGCCGCCCACCCCCGATCCATATTTTTCTCCCCCGATATGGACGGCCAGGCCGACTCCGGCGAGGTGGTCTGGGTGTGGGTGCCGGCCGAGGGAAAGCAGTCTCCGCCGCGCGAGCGCGCCATTTTGGTCGTGGGCCGCACCCGCACCACGGTGATGGGTTTGCTTATCTCCCCCAACCCAAAGCATGCGCTTGACGACGCCTGGCTGGAAATCGGTTCCGGCGAGTGGGACGAGTCCGGGTGCGATTGCTGGGTGCGCCTCGACCGCCTGCTCGAGGTATCCGAGGAGCAGGTGCGCCGGCAAGGCACGCTTTTCCCGGAACGCAGGTTCGAACGAATCGCGAATAGGCTGCGGGCGCGCTACCACTGGGCCTAG
- the rpsT gene encoding 30S ribosomal protein S20, with protein sequence MANIKSKQKRVITNEKARQRNKSVRSAVRTEIRKFRETVAAGDKAAAEKQLRVASRALDKSVSKGVFHRNTAANKKSGMASAFNKMD encoded by the coding sequence ATGGCAAATATCAAGTCCAAGCAGAAGCGCGTTATCACCAACGAGAAGGCACGTCAGCGTAACAAGTCCGTTCGCTCCGCCGTCCGTACCGAGATCCGCAAGTTCCGCGAGACCGTTGCCGCTGGCGACAAGGCTGCTGCTGAGAAGCAGCTGCGCGTGGCATCCCGCGCCCTGGACAAGTCCGTGTCCAAGGGTGTCTTCCACCGCAACACCGCAGCCAACAAGAAGTCCGGCATGGCTTCCGCGTTCAACAAGATGGACTAA
- a CDS encoding TetR/AcrR family transcriptional regulator, whose protein sequence is MEELAHEVGVSRRTLFNHIKDKESAVLGPEFSEEVESQFQNFAAGLPTGSLREDSEIMAMAEFNRAVGNEFFPEISQLTAQALAKDTKLRALYCQRNSRIIQRVRQAVQAREGWKSSDPRLTPTVNIIYTQLLTAYETFVETRGGTSLADAFHNAGAIFEDYFNDELA, encoded by the coding sequence ATGGAGGAACTCGCACACGAGGTAGGCGTTTCCCGCCGTACCCTTTTCAATCACATAAAAGACAAAGAATCGGCAGTTTTAGGCCCCGAATTTTCGGAGGAAGTAGAGAGCCAATTCCAGAATTTCGCTGCCGGCCTGCCCACCGGAAGCCTGCGCGAAGATTCCGAAATCATGGCCATGGCCGAATTCAACCGTGCCGTAGGCAATGAGTTCTTCCCCGAAATTTCCCAGCTCACGGCCCAGGCACTGGCAAAGGACACGAAGCTGCGCGCCCTGTACTGCCAGCGCAATAGCCGCATCATTCAGCGCGTCCGCCAGGCGGTACAGGCCCGTGAGGGGTGGAAGTCCTCCGATCCGCGCCTCACGCCGACCGTCAACATTATCTACACCCAGTTGCTGACCGCCTATGAGACCTTTGTGGAAACCCGTGGCGGCACTTCGCTTGCCGACGCCTTCCACAACGCCGGCGCCATCTTCGAAGACTACTTCAACGACGAACTGGCCTAA
- a CDS encoding DNA adenine methylase — MKNVKPLVKWAGGKRQLLPHIHAALPAEAPRRFYEPFIGGGAVLFSLEPASARVNDLNGELINLYEVVRGGVDELIEELAGYPNEAEFFYALRAVDRDAHKFAALSPVERAARTLYLNRTCYNGLYRVNAAGQFNAPFGRYKNPTICDEDTLLAVHRYFADNDVAFSQGDFAAAVAEAREGDFVYFDPPYDPVNVTSSFTGYQKGGFDRAEQERLKEVCDDLDRRGVKFLLSNSATEFIRELYADYEVGIVGATRAINSVGSKRGKVDEVLVRNYEVRGD; from the coding sequence ATGAAAAACGTTAAGCCACTGGTGAAATGGGCGGGCGGGAAGCGCCAGCTCTTGCCGCATATCCACGCCGCCCTGCCGGCGGAGGCCCCGCGGCGATTTTATGAACCCTTCATTGGTGGCGGTGCGGTGCTTTTCTCTCTCGAACCGGCCAGCGCACGGGTCAACGATCTCAATGGTGAGCTCATCAACCTCTATGAGGTGGTGCGCGGCGGCGTCGATGAGCTCATTGAGGAACTCGCGGGCTACCCCAATGAGGCAGAGTTTTTCTATGCGCTGCGCGCAGTGGACCGGGATGCCCACAAGTTTGCCGCCCTCTCCCCCGTCGAGCGCGCGGCACGAACGTTGTATCTCAACCGCACCTGCTATAACGGCCTGTACCGCGTGAACGCGGCCGGTCAGTTTAATGCCCCGTTTGGGCGCTATAAGAATCCCACCATCTGCGATGAGGACACGCTACTCGCGGTGCACCGCTATTTTGCGGACAATGATGTGGCCTTCTCGCAGGGTGATTTCGCCGCGGCGGTAGCAGAGGCGCGCGAGGGCGACTTTGTATACTTCGACCCGCCTTATGACCCGGTGAACGTGACGAGCTCGTTTACCGGCTACCAAAAGGGCGGCTTTGACCGTGCGGAGCAAGAGCGCCTCAAAGAGGTCTGCGATGACTTGGATAGGCGCGGGGTGAAGTTCCTGTTGTCTAATTCGGCCACCGAGTTCATCCGCGAGCTCTATGCGGACTATGAAGTAGGCATCGTGGGCGCGACGCGGGCGATTAACTCCGTTGGCTCGAAACGCGGCAAGGTCGACGAGGTCCTGGTGCGCAACTACGAGGTCCGCGGTGACTAG
- a CDS encoding type II restriction enzyme, with the protein MTSEPEARELRARFGVPESVKLGVNDWGWLRILAAGYDAELERRGYFYIGARELERLSGRQPRLMAKHDFSTSRPWIFQRLQLGIVPVSRSEYLVGRFNLYERFPETQRGEVRTLELPAGLDTLSLEGVSSEAVALNGASASGMLEDFLGCGPLQATVAGRMSTRGLKVRLPDLGVDVAVDRAQMEIDGGFESLEHLVLVEAKNHLSDDFNIRQLYFPYRRFQQRLAKDVVPVYLVYSNGIFHLYRYEFRDPADFRSIALVDSARYALSASTLDAQAALDIVRAVEPEPEPAVPFPQANSFERVVNLLELIALQPLSKAEITQRYDFDPRQTDYYANAARYLGLAEPVEEAWEPTEHGRRVIEQPQRDARNAALIRALAARRVFREVLELSLARGAVASTAEICAAMEGLGLSLATSRRRASTVARWTQWVLDTVAEGTPRLF; encoded by the coding sequence GTGACTAGCGAGCCGGAAGCGCGGGAGCTGCGGGCGCGCTTTGGTGTGCCGGAGTCGGTGAAGCTCGGCGTCAATGACTGGGGGTGGCTGCGCATCCTGGCGGCGGGATACGACGCGGAGCTGGAGCGGCGCGGGTATTTCTATATCGGCGCGCGGGAGCTAGAACGGCTTTCGGGCCGGCAGCCGCGGCTGATGGCCAAGCATGATTTTTCTACGTCGCGGCCGTGGATCTTTCAGCGCCTCCAGCTGGGAATCGTACCGGTCAGCCGCAGCGAATACCTGGTGGGCCGGTTCAACCTCTACGAACGGTTTCCAGAAACGCAGCGCGGCGAGGTACGCACGCTGGAGTTGCCCGCGGGGCTGGACACCCTCTCGTTGGAGGGGGTGAGCTCGGAGGCGGTGGCGTTAAATGGGGCGTCGGCAAGCGGGATGCTAGAGGACTTCCTGGGCTGCGGGCCATTGCAGGCGACGGTGGCCGGGCGCATGTCCACGCGCGGGCTTAAGGTGCGGCTGCCGGACTTGGGCGTGGATGTGGCGGTGGACCGCGCGCAGATGGAGATCGACGGCGGCTTCGAATCGCTCGAGCACCTGGTGCTGGTGGAGGCGAAGAACCACCTTTCGGATGATTTCAATATCCGGCAGCTGTATTTTCCGTATCGCCGTTTCCAGCAGCGCCTGGCCAAGGATGTCGTGCCGGTTTACCTGGTGTATTCCAATGGTATTTTCCACCTGTACCGCTATGAATTTCGGGATCCGGCGGACTTTCGCAGCATTGCGCTGGTTGATAGCGCCCGCTACGCGCTGTCGGCCTCGACCTTGGACGCGCAGGCGGCGCTCGATATTGTGCGGGCGGTAGAGCCCGAACCCGAGCCGGCCGTGCCCTTCCCCCAGGCCAATAGTTTCGAGCGGGTGGTCAACCTGCTGGAGCTCATCGCCCTGCAGCCGCTGAGCAAGGCGGAGATTACCCAGCGCTATGACTTCGACCCGCGGCAGACGGATTATTATGCCAACGCCGCGCGCTACCTGGGCCTGGCGGAGCCGGTGGAGGAAGCGTGGGAGCCGACGGAGCACGGGCGGCGGGTTATCGAGCAGCCGCAGCGCGACGCCCGGAATGCGGCGCTCATACGGGCGCTGGCGGCGCGGCGGGTTTTCCGCGAGGTGCTTGAGCTCAGCCTGGCCCGCGGCGCGGTGGCTAGCACCGCGGAGATTTGCGCGGCCATGGAGGGGCTGGGGCTCAGCTTGGCGACGTCCCGGCGGCGCGCCTCCACCGTCGCCCGCTGGACCCAGTGGGTGCTGGACACGGTGGCAGAGGGCACGCCGCGCCTGTTTTAG
- a CDS encoding LysE family translocator, whose product MTWTSFFTLLLMNLVGVASPGPDIILVTRYATRSRRHAIAAAAGIQIGVLFWCAATVFGAAALLTAFPEILGAVQAIGGCFLVFMGTRALRSGIAQRANPPVDLEDAAAQLGRLRTAFKVGLATNMSNPKIVLFLAAMIAPLLPASPPIWLAIALTLSLSLSAFLFFLVVATVISTNAVRRKLIAAGPWIDIGSGLFFIIAGIVLIISGGQNLLA is encoded by the coding sequence GTGACCTGGACATCCTTTTTCACCCTCTTGCTGATGAACCTGGTGGGCGTCGCCTCGCCGGGACCGGACATCATTTTGGTGACCCGCTACGCCACCCGCTCGCGCCGCCACGCCATTGCCGCGGCCGCTGGCATCCAGATCGGCGTGCTTTTCTGGTGCGCCGCCACCGTCTTTGGCGCCGCCGCGCTTTTGACCGCCTTCCCGGAAATCCTCGGCGCGGTCCAGGCCATCGGCGGCTGCTTCTTGGTGTTTATGGGAACCCGGGCGCTGCGCAGCGGCATCGCCCAGCGCGCCAACCCGCCCGTGGATCTGGAAGACGCCGCCGCCCAGCTCGGCCGCCTGCGCACCGCCTTCAAGGTCGGCCTGGCCACGAATATGTCCAACCCGAAAATCGTGCTCTTCCTCGCCGCGATGATCGCCCCGCTGCTTCCGGCTAGCCCACCCATCTGGTTGGCCATTGCGCTGACACTCTCGCTCTCGCTGTCGGCCTTCCTCTTCTTCCTCGTCGTCGCCACGGTAATTTCCACCAATGCCGTGCGCCGCAAGCTCATCGCCGCCGGCCCGTGGATCGACATCGGCTCTGGCCTCTTCTTCATCATCGCCGGCATCGTCCTCATCATCTCCGGCGGGCAGAACCTGCTGGCCTAA